Proteins encoded in a region of the Bacteroidota bacterium genome:
- a CDS encoding RNA polymerase sigma factor, with product MENSELIAKAKAGEIAAFHQLFNPFQKELKAYVYRLVTDRSDAEDITHDVFVKAFEKIALFQGRSSLKTWVFSIATHMCIDFLRGRRRWESDSQDRARLHAEASMDVEEALINKNKYSQYGLYEIKEHIDFCFTCMSKTLPIEQQIALILKDMFDFTVKEITEIIKSTVPTVKHYLHDARKTMTIIFDHRCALISKKGICHQCSELNGYFNPKQNSQYELMKLELVKNADSKQKEELFDLRTKLIKHIDPLNAEGSDLHEVFMQLTRKVEGEIEDIDY from the coding sequence ATGGAAAATTCGGAATTAATAGCTAAAGCAAAAGCTGGTGAAATAGCTGCTTTTCATCAACTCTTTAATCCATTTCAAAAGGAGTTAAAGGCATATGTATACAGGCTGGTTACTGATCGCAGTGATGCTGAAGATATAACCCATGATGTATTCGTTAAAGCCTTCGAAAAAATCGCTCTTTTTCAAGGAAGATCCAGCCTCAAAACATGGGTATTTAGTATAGCAACGCACATGTGTATTGATTTTTTAAGGGGGCGTAGGCGATGGGAATCTGATTCTCAGGATAGGGCTCGATTACATGCTGAAGCTAGCATGGATGTAGAAGAAGCACTCATCAACAAGAATAAGTATTCTCAATATGGTCTTTACGAAATAAAAGAGCACATCGATTTCTGTTTTACTTGTATGTCCAAAACACTTCCAATCGAACAACAAATCGCTTTAATACTAAAGGACATGTTCGACTTTACCGTTAAAGAAATAACAGAGATCATAAAGTCAACTGTTCCTACTGTAAAACATTATCTGCACGATGCTCGTAAAACTATGACTATTATTTTCGATCATCGATGCGCGCTTATCAGCAAAAAAGGAATTTGTCATCAGTGTTCCGAATTAAACGGATACTTTAATCCTAAACAAAATTCACAATATGAACTAATGAAGTTGGAGCTGGTTAAAAATGCTGATTCAAAGCAAAAGGAAGAATTATTTGACCTACGAACTAAATTGATCAAACACATCGATCCCCTCAACGCTGAGGGTTCTGATTTGCATGAAGTATTCATGCAGCTAACTCGTAAGGTGGAAGGTGAAATTGAAGATATTGACTATTAA